The DNA region ttgaGACGGATTCAGTATTATAAAAAAACCAAAGTCTACATTATAGACAATCCTATTTGATCTGTGTTTTATTTTCTTAAATGCattttttatcattttattttgatttttttttaatttttagatgcatttttaaatattttgtttttgtctttaATGTCTATGACTTAGATACATTTATGAAATGCTCCCCTATTTAGAACCGTCTCGCAAAAGCTAGAAAAAAAACAGAACTGATTGTGGTGGAATTTTTGGGAATACAGATCTAAAAGTTTTATCAATTCCACAAACATATGAAGGCGGGGAGAGGTTGGTTCTCAGACACTGATTTTTTTTAATCTAAAAACGGCATAATTTGTGTTAATACCTATCCTACAAAAGCTCTTAAAAGACGGAACGAGGCAAGACAAACATATTAGATGATACAGACATAAAATCTTAATTTGTGCCACAAAAAATACAGACAAAATAGACAGGTCCGACGGTCAGACCCCTTTTTAACACCCCTAATCAATAATAAAAAATCACGGTCTATCATTTGAAGAAGAGTTCACTCTTGCTAGTGTCATGGACCCTACCATCAAGAAAATTATTGAGAGCAAGACATTTTGTGCACCCCTCCTAATTTTCAAGCTTCTATATATTAGTATCTCCAACACGGAACTTCTAACAAGAGTCATGGGCAAAAAACTTTCTTACACTTTTCTTCTCTTCCTTTCAATTTCACTTGCCTTGTTTTTTCAACCAACAAATGCAGGTAGTCTAGTGGTTTATTGGGGCCAAAACAATGGTGATGGACATTTGATAGACACATGTGACTCTGGTCTCTTCCAAATAGTAAACATAGCATTCCTTTCAACTTTTGGAAGGGATCGTTCACCACAGTTAAATCTAGCTGGCCACTGTGTCCCAAACAAATGCCAAAATTTGAGAAACAGCATAAAGAATTGTCAAAATAAAGGCATTAAGATTATGCTTTCCATTGGTGGTGAATATAAAAACACATACTCTCTCTCATCACGAGAAGATGCTATGCAACTGGCAGACTACATTTGGAACAACTTTTTGGGAGGTAATTCAGATTCTAGACCTTTTGGTGATGCTATATTAGATGGAGTGGATTTTGATATTGAAGGAGGTAGTAACCTCCACTATGCAACACTTGCTATAAAGCTACATGATCATTATAATTCAGATTCTAGAAAAAAGTATTACTTAACTGCTGCACCAATGTGTCCCTTTCAAGATAATATACTTCAGAGGGCACTTTCTACTAGGCTTTTTGACTATGTTTGGGTTCAATTTTACAACAATCCTATTTGTAACTTTGATGCAAACAATCCAACTAACTTTAAGAATTCATGGAACCAGTGGATCAATACTATCACTGCTAAAAACTTTTTTGTTGGACTTCCTGCCTCAACAAATGCTGCTCAGAATGGTTTTGTGCCATCACCAAATCTCATAAATCAATTGCTGCCTATTGTTAGGTCACCTAAGTATGGAGGTGTGATGATATGGGATAGGTTTCATGATATGACATCTAAATATAGTTCTCAGATCAAAGGAAGTGTTTGAACAAGGGACAAACTTCTAATTTGTCTCAATTATGTTTTAAATAAAGTTCAAACTAAGAACCAATGTGTTTCAAATTGTCTTcaactatatgatgatatattATTCAATGTATCACTTGTTCTCTTTATGTATTAGATCTGAATATTTACTAGTGTATTTTGTTTCAAATTACTGCATCATGCTAAAGCCAAAATGAATGTGCAAAAATGCTTTAAAGTTTTCAAGAAATTGACAATTAAAGACAATTCAACATCCACTAAGTTAATTCACAACACAATAAGTTTTTTAATAAGTTGGACAAATCCATTTGGGAGCAAAATAAAAACACTCCCCAATTAACAGAACCCAGGTAAGTAATAGTAAAAGGAAAAGGTCAATAAAACAGATCTACTTGCATCATTCACAGCACCAAACAAGCTCTCTTATGAACAGGTAGCCTAGCTTTAAATGTTGAATTTTTGTGGAACATCATAGTCATCAAAGTCGTATCTCTGTCTCTCTCTTCCAACCTGAGAGCGACTCTTGTTAGTCATCAAAGCGTTGGTAGAAAATATTTTTGCGAATAAAAGTCAGAGACAACTTTTATAGAAAGTTGGTCATTTTTTAGGAATTAAATATTTAACCATTCTATATTTCTATATACATGTTCAGATAAGAGAATTAAAACGGTTGAACACTCACCTTGGACAAGTACAACTGATCACATGCAATTTGTTCGTCCGACTTGGTAAGTTTCTTCGACAGTGCCATTATTCTGGACATTAATTAACCAATTAATCAAAAACTTCTTGTGCAGCATGTTTTCATTTGAATTTTTCAGGTGAAAGTTGCTGATTGTAATATCAGGTAGTACAGGAAAGGCATTGTACTTAATCATCTTAATGTAAAATATAACAACAAAAGTCATACCTCTGGATTGAGGAATCAATATGCTCAATCATTTCACAGGTTTTGTATTGCTCCGGATCCTCTAAGAACCTCACCATTCCATCCTTCTGGTTGATTGTTGCATATATGTCCCCGTCCTGAATCTGTAGTTCAGAAGTAAGTTACTAGTGTTAAAAATGTTGATGCAACATGAAAATGAAGGGAAAATTTTATTATTCTGAGGACAACCATTTGTAGGACATGCAATTCAGCTTCCTTGGCACTATTTAAATGCACTGTGTTGGCTATGTCTTCGAGCGAAAGGGTCAAGTATGTCTGTGTCAATCTCTGAATATTCCGCTTATACATAGATGATACAACCTGCTTAGCCAGTCCAAGATTGTTCTCCTGAAATACATTTTTTTCAAATAAAACTATCAGTATAACACATAAGCAAGCAGTTTTAGAGAAAGCTTGATAAGTACTGTAGAAGATTAGAACCGGAAGTTAGACTCAGTGCAGAGCCAAGCTTCTAATCTCAATGCCAGATGCTTGAAATAAAGGATGAGTATGAGAAAGAACCTACAGATTCGAACTTGATTGCATTTGCATTGACAAATGCCTCTAAGTCTGCAACTTTTCCAGTGTTATAAGTATGTGCTACTTCCATGTAAGGGTTCTGAAATGGGAGAAAAATGAATAGAAGTCAAAATGGCTAAAGTTATTAACTTGAAAATATACTCTTGAGGCAAAACAAATTATATTCATGAACATGCTTCAAATTAATAAACCAAACTAGCTAATGATAAGTCGTGTTTCTCTTCAAGTTGACAGTGCAAGAAAATTAAAactaaaaaatcaaaattttgaATAAGAGAAAACTGAGGGAAGCTACAAATGGAATCTTAAATTGGTTTCTACAAACAGCAACCTGAAAGAGGAAATACTGAAGCAGGCTTATTGTGGTAGGGGCTAATCATTGGTAATGACAGATTCCAAAACCCTATGTACGCAGGTCAGATAATGTTTAGTCTCCACAGTATAAGAGATTGGACAAACAAAACTCTTATGACTTAGAAATATCATTGCACCTCACTCACAATATATGTTCAGATCTAAAATAGAAATATAGTAAAAGAAACAAAGTTCTCTTGTCCATATTCCATTGAGAACTCCAAAGCCTCAACTAAACCAGTTGCAAGTGCCTTTAATCGGAAGAGAGGGAGAAAAAAGCTATCGTTGTCAAATACAGTCAGGGAATCGAAGCAGCCAAGTGAATGTTGTAAATAGCATTATTTAAGGGTAGAATgtttcctttttccttttttccCCTTATGTGTTTGTTAGGGTGTAATTATTAGAACAGGTTTTGCCCTTAGTTATATTTTATTAGGATTCACGTACAGTAGTTTATATATTAGGGCCCGAACTCATCAACCAATAATATTCAGACATTTAAAGTTGAGAGCACATCTACCAACAACACAAATTCCAGTTTGAGGATAACAAATACCAAGGGGAAATCAGAAAGCTAAGAGAGCAATCACTTCCATTAATAAGATTAATATCCTCCTACCATTGTATGATTTAAAAATGTGCTCAAAATATCTTATAAAACACGGCAATGTGGATATTTTGTTGAAAAAGGTTAAAGGCTTCCTATATTTTTCTTGCTTCAACTGAATTGAAGTCATACCTGACAAAAGATTTTCAGATTTCTTTGGGCAAGTGGAGAGCAATACTTGGGAAGACTGGTAGAGAACTGCCACACAACATATGTCAGGTTAGCTGATTAACCACAAAGATAAGAATGAACATATAATATAATGTGTAAATTAGTCAAATTGAGAAAAATTCCATCGCTGAACAAACTGCGTTGTGTACTAAAGACAGCATTTTGATTGACATTCATAGGGAAATAATTCCAGTGTGATTATTTTCTGGGATAAAAAATTTCTCAATATTATGTAAGCAAAATTTTGGTTAAATATCATCATTAAGCTGTGTCACTAAAGCCAGAAAGAATATAAAAACTTACTTGTCCATGACGAATAAGAGAAACCAATATATATTTTTTGTAAGCTTCAATAACTATAGCATTCATCATAGTCATGGGAGCAGTTACAACCTAGAAAATGTTACCCATTAGCTACTAAGAGCATCGCCAAACCAAACGGTTGATATTAGAACAAAGTCACAAAACACGGGCTATACAAGTTGCAGTTATTCTTAGATTACTTACATTATGCAGAAGGTCCAATGCTTTCTGAAAGCGCTTCTGTCCAATGCATATCATACCCCTGTAAGTGTTAAAGTTATGAAATTTAAATGAAAGGAGGAGAGAAAATGACAAGAAATATGATAATAATGTAATGTTTTGACATTGACTAAATACAACCTATTCAAGATACAAGTTTCTAGTCCTAAATAGGGATATCAAGAAccaaataaaaataatatttaagTAATATAAAAACTAATACTAAGAGAAAATTTAAGAAATTGAGGTTATACAAGATCCTAGGAAATAAAATAAGATATTCAAGAATAATATTAAAGATACTATGAGATGCTTTATAATATTCTAACAGCAATAAGGAAGTCAAAAGTCAGTCAGACACCATCCTCTGTCATCATTCTAAATAAAAGACACTGTAGTCTGTATATATTCGAATTCCTCTCTAAGAACATGTGAAACAGCATAACCTGAATCACTAAATGTGGGGTTGACTATTCAATGTAGATAAGAGAATAGTTTGGCTGTCAAATCTCATTTCATTTGAATACATTGGCAGTAAGCTACAGAGTCTAAAAGATGGAGATCAAATGAAGACCAGAAACTGCGAAGGAAGTCAAAGCATGTGCTAGCTATTTCAATGAAATGACCGTGAGTTTCAAACTGCAATAAGAATCTTTCAAAAATACAGTTCAAAAAGAAAAGACCACTGGCTTCAGTCAATGTTAGAGATCAGCATGTGCATTCTCTGCATATGGGGCTGGCTACCCATCGGTCTGCGCTGCTCTGGGTCGTAAATGACAACAAAGTGTCCAAAATCGAATATATATTATGATCTACCAAACAGATACACTTGCTCAAACTCAAACATGTAAGGTTTGGTTAGTTTCGAGTTTTGTAAAGTTAATATAAAAACACCAGTTCTACCTTTGATGCaagtttttcttcaaaaaatcAAGTCTGTTGAGTTTTTTTTGCTCTTTCTATTTACACCATTACTTAATACAACACAGTTGTGTTTCAAAAATGGGTACTCAATTTCAGCAAGAAGAACAAAAAACCTAGATAAGTGGGTTTATATTGTCCTAAATCCATCATGTTCAAAAGTAGTTGGGTGGAGACAGAACAATAAGATTATGATGGAAATCAAAGAAGCGTGAAACAAAAGAATACAATATCTCAGTCTAAAGCTACTAACAATTTGGTATTGATATGCAGGGAACGACACCAGCATTGCAATGTTCCCTGGAATTTGACATAAGAATTAGTGTGCAACCAGCTCAGCTGGGCACCAGGGCTGTGGAGCATAATGGGTTCTCTGAAACCCACTCTCGCAAAGAAATCAAAGCCCCATCAGCTTTTGCTAACATTTTACTTTTTAAAATTCCACCAATTTAGAGGACTTGGGAAGAGAACTTAAAATATCCAAACAGGAGAAACAAGCTTATTACTTAAATTTTTATAATCTACTCGTTCTTCCCCTTTAATTTCCTTTTGACTTCTTCCCCTTCCAAGTTCCAACTGTCATTAACTTTCAAGTGAAAAATGACATATAAAAGATCCACAAACATTATACTAATGTGAAAAACAGAACTAAGTCTAATTAATTGATAAAGAACAAGTTGAATATGTGTAAGACATTACAGTATCTTCTATTACTAAAATGCAATACTGAAATGTGAACAAATCCTACATCTATCATTTTTTTCCACCTCAAAAGAGACAAAAACAAAGAATGTAACGCACCCGTAATAACAGTAGAGATAAAGGTCTCGCGGATGGTCTACTTCAAAAACATCATCATCCAATATGGATAGACCAGTTTTGTAGCACTTTGCCAACAAGCAAATCAGAAGAAACTCTGCATGCAGGGGAGTCAAATGCTCAGTGGAGACTTGAAGTTTCCGAAGAGCAGTTAACAAAGGAGCCACCCCGCGTATGGGAGCTTCCAGCAGCATTACTTGGTCCTTCAACCTCTTGCATACAGATACAACTACAACAGCCCAAAAACAATAAGTAAAAAATAAAATCACTCAAAAGAAATAGTAATTCTTGTATGAACATAATGGCTATAAGTATAACCAATCAAGAACTCAGTATACATTgaaatacaaataatattaataaaaagACATCAAAGCCAGTTTTTAAGTTGTTATAATCTAAAAAATTTAATTGACTGTGAGTAATAGACACCGTGTGTGTTCCTTCAAATATATTTCAAGAGAAAACCAATTGTGTCACTTTACCTGTCCCCTTTCTAGTCCCTTCAATTCAAATGAAAACTCTaaaaatttctcttttttattcttaAAATAACTTCTCTCATGTCAGTTTTTCTTCAAACGAGTTTGTCAACATTCAATTCAAAGAGTCACAGACATGGAAGGAAACAGTAACGCGAAAACAACTAAATTACATCACAACAAATTTTCCACAAATATCCAGACATATTTCACCATCTTTCCACATCGTGATGTTTATGCTATGGTAAGATGGTGAAACACATTTCTGGGGGTAAATAGTAAACAAACTCAATGAGGCAAGATTTGAATGCCATTATTTAAGCACAAAAAAAGAGTACATTTTTCTGGCGCCAGCCGAATCTGCTCCACGCTGCAAGCACTGATAAATCTTGTTATGATCGGAACTATCTCCTCAGCTTGCGGCTGATTCAAAGCCGAAGAAGCTGTGAATGCATCTCTGTAACCATAAATGCATGTCGCCAAttaaataaaaacagaaaaatattCACTATTCCATAACAAACTAAACAGGCACTTGAACAAGATTTAAGAAACAGTTTTGATAAACTCCAATGCAGGCACTCATATATGTTCAAATTACTTTCTTTCTCCCATATCAACTTTTATAAAAAATATACACTCTCTTTTTCCTATATGTTCAAATTCAACTCTATCTCAATTTTTCCGAAAGTTCCTTAATGAACTTCTATTTATTCCTTCAAAGTTATATTTGTAGCACCAGCACTTCAGATGTAAGGTGTGTCTGATGTCTGACACCAATGCATATGAATACATTCAATCACTTTCATTTTCTCAAATTATTATTGGTGTCTACATACTACTGTCGTGGTATTCATAGGTTATAAATACTTTTTCACAAATAAAAACCTACAAAATATATTTTAATTGAAAGACACTTGTATTCTAGTATATAACTCCTTTAAAGTAGGCAATTTAGAGCCTAAAGTAATCAATATAAACCATTGATGAATAATTTGTTAGTTAATCTTACATTTTACATGCACATACATAACAAAGTGTGAGTGTGTTACAATAACAACCATTCATTTTCTTATTCTACTCTCAACTGACTATAGACAAGTGGAATCTCATCTACTAGGATCTATTTAGATCAACTTATTTGAGCTTATCTACCGGCAAAAACACTTGTTAGACTCTTTGAGAAAGCTCCTGAAAAAACAAATTAAGGCATGTCCATAAATTATTATCAACTTATCTCCATAAGCTCTCTAAGACAGCTTATGAGGACAACTTACATTACTTGTTAGACTCTTTGAGAGAGCTCCTGAAAACAACTTAAGACACGTCCATAAATTCTTATCAACCCATCTCCATAAGCTCTCTAAGACAGCTTATAAGAACAACTTGCATTACTTGTTAGACTCTTTTAGGGAGCTCCTGAAAACAACTTAAGACACGTCCATAAATTATTATCAACTTATCTCCATAAGCTCTCTAAGACAGCTTATGAGGACAACTTACGTTACTTGTTAGACTCTAGAGCTCCTGAAAATAACTTAAGACACACCCATAAATTTTTATCAACCTATCTCCATAAGCTCTCTAAGACAGCTTATAAGAACAACTTGCATTACTTGTTAGACTCTTTGAGAGAGCTCCTGAAAACAACTTAAGACACGTCCATAAATTTTTATCAACTTATCTCCATAAGCTCTCTAAGACAGCTTATAAGAACAACTTGCATTACTTGTTAGACTCTTTGAGAGAGCTCCTGAAAACAACTTAACTTAAGACACGTCCATAAATTTTTATCAACTTATCTCCATAAGCTCTCTAAGACAGCTTATAAGAACAACTTGCATTACTTGTTAGACTCTTTGAGAGAGCTCCTGAAAACAACTTAACTTAAGACACGTCCATAAATTTTTATCAACTTATTTCCATAAGCTCTCTAAGACAGCTTATGAGAACAACTTATAGCTTATATTAAAcaatttcattttattttatctttagTTATAGAAATAGCTTAAAGATAAGCACTTAATTCAGTTGTTTATCGAAACAGGCCATAACAATACTATAATCTAATCACAATTGGTCCAAAATTAAAAACAGAAATTACTACCTAAGCAAAAATAGTGAATATTAGACTCCATAGTCCAGAAACTAGGGTTTTAACATATAATCAAACAACAGGAACAGAAAAACCTAAAAGATGAGAATTCATTTAAGAGATTCTAACAAATAATTTGCTATTGTtaagaaaaaaaaggaaaagtaACGAATTGCATACAGGATATAGAGAAAACCGAGGGAATGAATGGAAGGATCAATGAGAGAGAGAATCGGAGACAAACGATTTGATTCAGAACGGAGCGAGTCATCGGACTGTCTCAAGATTGTGTGAAGGCGAGAGATGTCGGAGGAGGAACTCGATAGC from Lathyrus oleraceus cultivar Zhongwan6 chromosome 1, CAAS_Psat_ZW6_1.0, whole genome shotgun sequence includes:
- the LOC127124063 gene encoding COP9 signalosome complex subunit 3 — its product is MDPLEAIVAQIQGLSSSSSDISRLHTILRQSDDSLRSESNRLSPILSLIDPSIHSLGFLYILDAFTASSALNQPQAEEIVPIITRFISACSVEQIRLAPEKFVSVCKRLKDQVMLLEAPIRGVAPLLTALRKLQVSTEHLTPLHAEFLLICLLAKCYKTGLSILDDDVFEVDHPRDLYLYCYYGGMICIGQKRFQKALDLLHNVVTAPMTMMNAIVIEAYKKYILVSLIRHGQFSTSLPKYCSPLAQRNLKIFCQNPYMEVAHTYNTGKVADLEAFVNANAIKFESENNLGLAKQVVSSMYKRNIQRLTQTYLTLSLEDIANTVHLNSAKEAELHVLQMIQDGDIYATINQKDGMVRFLEDPEQYKTCEMIEHIDSSIQRIMALSKKLTKSDEQIACDQLYLSKVGRERQRYDFDDYDVPQKFNI
- the LOC127124079 gene encoding basic endochitinase, which gives rise to MDPTIKKIIESKTFCAPLLIFKLLYISISNTELLTRVMGKKLSYTFLLFLSISLALFFQPTNAGSLVVYWGQNNGDGHLIDTCDSGLFQIVNIAFLSTFGRDRSPQLNLAGHCVPNKCQNLRNSIKNCQNKGIKIMLSIGGEYKNTYSLSSREDAMQLADYIWNNFLGGNSDSRPFGDAILDGVDFDIEGGSNLHYATLAIKLHDHYNSDSRKKYYLTAAPMCPFQDNILQRALSTRLFDYVWVQFYNNPICNFDANNPTNFKNSWNQWINTITAKNFFVGLPASTNAAQNGFVPSPNLINQLLPIVRSPKYGGVMIWDRFHDMTSKYSSQIKGSV